A region of Leishmania infantum JPCM5 genome chromosome 31 DNA encodes the following proteins:
- a CDS encoding putative lipase: MTQLYLYRLVGFTTVVAGLIVFLTLYTVSTLRTKDSEATIVGVNSARYNVTDGWKALHFSKAAYCEVENLRHWSCGNTCSNATPDFHVFNIYENTSTGNVGYSGVDHDAERIVVAFRGTYNTVNWLQNLDFWLTPYPHPGCGKGCKIHRGFYSAYSSLRTQMIEDVLLLHARYPFYTLFITGHSLGGAMAMLAAVELTTWNMLEADVLGKDVQSRGAVSPPLHLAPVELYTFGEPRVGNGYFSNWSLSILTRKRSFRLTHARDPVPHVPPRTFSYVHMPREVWYPTDGEKYHLCRGTGFSEDPLCSNSVFGTRVSDHLIYLGICTRCECTVEEMEEIYSYELPPEMYNIIALDHAMDDPNFTYRRAL, encoded by the coding sequence ATGACGCAGTTGTACTTGTACAGGTTGGTGGGCTTCACCACAGTCGTCGCTGGCCTGATCGTGTTTCTGACCCTGTACACCGTCTCGACTCTCCGGACGAAGGATAGTGAAGCGACCATCGTTGGCGTGAACTCAGCGCGTTACAACGTCACCGATGGATGGAAAGCGCTGCACTTTTCCAAGGCCGCATACTGCGAAGTGGAAAATTTGAGGCACTGGAGCTGCGGCAACACCTGCTCCAACGCCACTCCTGATTTTCACGTCTTCAACATCTACGAAAACACCTCGACTGGCAACGTCGGATACAGCGGCGTTGACCATGACGCGGAGCGGATTGTCGTGGCCTTCCGCGGTACGTACAACACGGTGAACTGGCTTCAAAATTTGGACTTCTGGCTCACGCCATACCCGCACCCCGGCTGCGGAAAGGGCTGCAAGATTCACCGCGGCTTCTACAGCGCTTACAGCAGCCTTCGCACACAGATGATCGAAGATGTGCTGTTGTTACATGCGCGGTATCCCTTCTACACCCTCTTCATCACCGGCCACTCCCTCGGTGGTGCAATGGCCAtgctcgctgccgtcgagcTCACAACGTGGAACATGTTGGAGGCTGACGTACTGGGCAAGGACGTGCAGTCCCGCGGTGCGGTGTCCCCGCCATTGCACctggcgccggtggagcTCTACACATTTGGTGAACCACGCGTGGGAAACGGGTACTTCTCGAACTGGTCTCTGTCTATCCTGACCAGGAAGCGGTCGTTTCGCCTCACCCACGCAAGGGACCCTGTGCCGCACGTGCCACCGCGCACGTTTAGCTATGTGCACATGCCACGGGAAGTGTGGTACCCCACGGACGGCGAAAAGTACCATCTGTGCCGGGGCACCGGCTTCTCCGAGGACCCGCTCTGCAGCAACAGCGTGTTCGGCACAAGAGTGTCGGACCATCTCATCTACCTCGGTATTTGCACGCGATGCGAGTGCACGGTggaagagatggaggagatCTACAGCTACGAGCTGCCACCCGAGATGTACAATATTATCGCCCTCGATCACGCCATGGACGACCCAAACTTTACATACCGCCGAGCTCTCTag
- a CDS encoding uridine kinase-like protein, translating to MPPYDYVHHARSGSTITTTPTRIIMVEGILFFTNAELCKEMDGLIFVGTARGICLTRRAECDIKERGRTFKSVIEQYATTVRPVHCAYAEPSKLSVDISAPRWKNNGVAFGVLRVTQSHDPPPHTIKKM from the coding sequence ATGCCCCCGTACGACTATGTGCACCACGCCCGCTCTGGCAGCACAATCacaacgacgccgacgcgcatCATCATGGTCGAGGGCATTCTCTTCTTCACAAACGCGGAGCTGTGTAAAGAGATGGATGGCCTCATATTCGTGGGTACAGCACGGGGCATCTGCCTGACTCGGCGCGCTGAGTGCGACATAAAGGAGCGCGGCCGCACCTTCAAGTCTGTCATTGAGCAGTACGCGACGACAGTGCGTCCCGTGCACTGCGCGTACGCTGAGCCGTCCAAGTTAAGCGTCGACATCAGCGCACCCCGGTGGAAGAACAACGGCGTGGCGTTCGGGGTTTTGAGGGTCACGCAGAGCCATGACCCCCCACCTCACACCATAAAAAAAATGTGA
- a CDS encoding ferredoxin 2fe-2s-like protein, translating into MHRVALPRVVRCARRPAASAPLTTSSGASLRWCSSPPPSLSPSTTPGKVKVHIKSETEGTKKTVEAALGLTLMEVIRDVAKMDMEAACDGTCACSTCHVIFTAASYQKLLDAPSEDEMDMLDLAPKVTKTSRLSCQVKIAPELDDISVTIPNEMENQMGY; encoded by the coding sequence ATGCACCGCGTCGCGCTACCCAGGGTCGTGCGTTGTGCGCGTCGCCCCGCCGCATCAGCGCCCCTCACAACCTCTTCAGGTGCGTCCCTCCGCTGGTGCTCCtcaccacctccttctctATCACCGTCGACCACCCCTGGCAAGGTGAAGGTTCACATCAAGAGCGAGACAGAGGGGACGAAGAAGACGGTTGAGGCTGCACTGGGGCTCACCTTGATGGAGGTGATCCGCGATGTGGCCAAAATGGACATGGAAGCGGCGTGCGACGggacgtgcgcgtgcagcaccTGCCATGTCATCTTCACGGCGGCGTCCTACCAGAAGCTCCTCGACGCCCCAAGTGAGGACGAGATGGACATGCTGGACCTGGCTCCGAAGGTCACCAAGACATCGAGGCTGTCGTGCCAGGTAAAGATCGCGCCGGAGCTGGACGACATATCCGTGACGATACCAAACGAGATGGAGAACCAAATGGGGTACTGA
- a CDS encoding adrenodoxin-like protein has translation MRSYSPLLTTGVLLRPTMALAGALCTSRVLYNIPGKVKVCARTRDGTPCDFEAPVGMSLMHAIRDVARLEMDGACDGCAQCSTCHVYLSEACFKKLGKPSEREQDVLDKALDLRDTSRLACQITLTPAMNGLEVVLPKNVTNLLL, from the coding sequence ATGAGGAGTTATTCTCCGCTGCTCACCACTGGCGTCTTGCTGAGGCCAACTATGGCCCTTGCCGGCGCTCTTTGCACCTCGCGTGTATTGTACAACATACCTGGCAAGGTGAAGGTCTGTGCCAGGACACGGGATGGCACTCCGTGCGACTTCGAGGCGCCAGTCGGCATGTCTCTGATGCATGCGATTCGCGACGTGGCGAGGCTGGAGATGGATGGGGCCTGCGATGGCTGCGCGCAGTGCTCGACATGTCACGTGTATCTCTCCGAGGCATGCTTCAAGAAGCTTGGGAAGCCGTCCGAGCGGGAGCAAGACGTCCTCGATAAAGCCCTCGACCTCCGGGACACCTCCCGGCTCGCGTGCCAAATCACCCTCACCCCGGCGATGAACGGCTTGGAGGTGGTGCTTCCAAAGAATGTTACGAACCTACTTCTGTGA